The genomic DNA GCTCAGGGGACTGGACCTGCTCATCCGTGAGGAGACCGGGCTGCCGGTATTGGTAGCCGAAGACCCCCTCACGGCAATTGTCCGGGGTGTAGGCAAAATGCTTGATGAAATTGATTTGCTGAAAAGAGTAGCTATTAATCTATAATGCCTAAAAAGAGGCTTCTGCTTTTTCTGTTTGTCATCCTGTCTCTCAGCGTGATGACCTACCAGAGCAACAGGCAGCATTTCCTCCCTTTCAAATTCCTGAACGGAGTTTTCAACAAAGTCCATGATGCAAAACATGCGGTAAAGGAGTTTATTTCCTCTCCCTTCAGAAAAATGCTGCTGAGGGAACAGGAGAATGCTCGCCTGAAACAGGAAATCTCTCTGCTGATGCAGAAACAGCAGAAATGCCTGGAGGCCCTTTCTGAAAACCAGAGGCTCAGGGAGATTCTCGCGCTCCGGGAAAAAGAGCCGAAATACGTTACGGGCGCACGGGTCATCTCAAGGAATACCGACCAGTGGTCCAATACGCTCGTGCTCGACAAAGGGAGTGCGGACGGCGTGAAAAAAGACATGTCCGTCGTGACGGAAAAAGGCCTGGTGGGAAAGATCGCGGGAGTTTCCGGTTCCTATTCCTATCTCCTGCTCCTGAGCGACATCAACTTTTCCGTATCGGCAAGGCTCCAGGAAAGCCGGGCCGAAGGAGTCGTTTCAGGGACAGGGTTCAGAAAATGCCGGCTGAAATACCTCCCCTTTGAAGACGAGGTCAAGATAGGATCTGCAGTCATCACATCAGGACTCGACATGCTGTTTCCGCCGGGAATTCCGATCGGATATGTGACGAAGGTCAACAAAAAAGGGGTCGGGTTTTTTCAGGACATCGAGGTTCTCCCTTTTGCAGACAGCAACAAAATTGAGGTCGTTGCAATAATAAAAAAGGAATGACCTACTTTA from Nitrospirota bacterium includes the following:
- the mreC gene encoding rod shape-determining protein MreC — translated: MPKKRLLLFLFVILSLSVMTYQSNRQHFLPFKFLNGVFNKVHDAKHAVKEFISSPFRKMLLREQENARLKQEISLLMQKQQKCLEALSENQRLREILALREKEPKYVTGARVISRNTDQWSNTLVLDKGSADGVKKDMSVVTEKGLVGKIAGVSGSYSYLLLLSDINFSVSARLQESRAEGVVSGTGFRKCRLKYLPFEDEVKIGSAVITSGLDMLFPPGIPIGYVTKVNKKGVGFFQDIEVLPFADSNKIEVVAIIKKE